Genomic segment of Geminocystis herdmanii PCC 6308:
ATCGTGTTAACAGTCTAAAATTATAAACCAGAGATATCTTCACCATAACTATAAACTTCAATGCCTAAATTTTCCGCTACAGGTAAGGCTCGATTATCCACCATAGGAGAAATGACTAATTTTCTGGTAACAAGACGTTGATGCCGTTTTTGATAGAATTGCACTTTGCGATCGAAAATATACATTTCAGCTTTACTGATAGAAGATTTAATTTCACAGACTATCACTTCTCCATTTTTAATTATCACATCAATTTCTACTTGATCAGGTCTGCCAAAAACGTCTCCCTCGTCATCAAAATCATTGAGATTTAATACTTGTACCCCAAAAGAATTTTCTAAGATACCCTTAAGGGCATTACGGAAACTAGCTTCTGAATATAAACCCCAACGAGAACCTAAAGCTCCAATGGTGCTATCATAACGTTTGTTTAGCTTTTTGATTTCATCTAAAATATCTCGGTTATATCGATGTTGTTCTTCCCACTTATGAGCTTGTTCTTCTCGATCGCGCTGTAATTCTGCTAAGATTCGATCGAACTTACTATCAACTTCTGTTTTGGGGTGATAGTATTCTGAAACTGTGTGCAAGACAAAATCTCTAATAGAAGAATCTTCAGCGATAAT
This window contains:
- a CDS encoding PD-(D/E)XK nuclease family protein, whose translation is MNSTEIKAIIKEQLPTIIAEDSSIRDFVLHTVSEYYHPKTEVDSKFDRILAELQRDREEQAHKWEEQHRYNRDILDEIKKLNKRYDSTIGALGSRWGLYSEASFRNALKGILENSFGVQVLNLNDFDDEGDVFGRPDQVEIDVIIKNGEVIVCEIKSSISKAEMYIFDRKVQFYQKRHQRLVTRKLVISPMVDNRALPVAENLGIEVYSYGEDISGL